A genomic region of Candidatus Cloacimonadaceae bacterium contains the following coding sequences:
- a CDS encoding S8 family serine peptidase yields the protein MKKLTLFISLILALGILSALKFDADFFQSKTIIACFTKDAIGNDAGTIDFSLENSIVRTGISSFNELATMYRFTGLDQMHAYVKVPTWNDNGVYLQNLYRVRLESDDMIDAAVEALAKDPNIIYAELEGINRSKFVPNDPMVTQQYTHARIRSYDAWDYIQGSHNVLIGITDSGVKWNHPDLRANIWINPAESPGMTINWDAGTITGGNGVDAGEGGNKIDDLVGWDFYNNDNNPIQTYVQNDHGTHVAGCAAAVGNNAIGVAGTSPIASILSCKGSSNTSPSSGISYAYDQVKYSAEIGAHIINASWGGSGGGAYPNSIVNYATALGSLVIAAAGNNNTEHTASYQDYPADCTNALCVASTGQNDVKSNFSDFGAPIDICAPGEGILSTIISNNGYDAYDGTSMASPNVSGVAALVKAMHPNLTPAQLMQRLMATADYIYHVNPNHMNKLGAGRVNAFSATMFDKIPYITIEDKLLEEISGDGDGVPNPGETIRLKVMLNNYLDPHTGLSWLTAQNLVATLSTNYPGVTITQNTASFGSLYAGSSMWNNGSPFVFQSVSNLPSEPIPFELLLSANQSAAFPYNKTIPFTVNLSLVQAGWPFNVGGASSSSPIIVNLDSEPNREIVFGDQAGNIHALKKDGVTQMPGFPYSAGAGIIGSLSMSDVDNDGTYDFAASLQNNNIICLKQNGQLLWSVPAGGTLRSGPVIATLSMGASRQVIAATQSGNLIVINNNGSYYPNFPMSVGGAVLAPPAIADLNGDGNHEIIVITLNGQLHAVSSTTGQNIAGFPVTLLGGSQNPITIANIDSDPNPEIIITTSTAGFVYAINHDGSTHFQRTLVGQIKTGAVIADVDNNGSKEIIVITAAGNVHVMNGSGTDIPGSPILVGQAVECTPVVARFDGDNYAGIIFGDTNGKLHSVRIDGTESTNFPIHLGGNIKISAALANIDNDGDFDIVIPNDSGFYVIDIKRAVQAYEWFCFMGTYNRSGNIYQATPNNDNLTPAITTELKANYPNPFNPNTTIAFNLDKSAPVMIEIFNQKGQKIKTLVNSDFPTGNHSIAWNGKDDNGNGVSSGIYYYRMKSGKFSSTRKMVMMK from the coding sequence ATGAAAAAGCTGACGCTATTCATCTCGCTGATCTTGGCTCTGGGCATACTGTCCGCCCTGAAGTTCGATGCGGACTTCTTTCAATCCAAGACCATCATCGCATGTTTCACCAAAGATGCCATCGGCAATGATGCCGGAACAATAGATTTTTCCCTTGAAAACAGTATAGTGAGAACCGGTATAAGCTCATTCAACGAGCTGGCAACGATGTATCGCTTTACCGGGCTGGATCAAATGCACGCCTACGTCAAGGTTCCCACCTGGAACGACAATGGCGTCTATCTGCAAAACCTATATCGGGTAAGGCTTGAATCGGACGACATGATCGATGCCGCAGTGGAAGCCCTTGCCAAAGACCCGAACATCATCTACGCCGAGCTCGAAGGTATAAACCGCAGCAAGTTTGTCCCCAACGACCCCATGGTCACCCAACAATATACTCATGCACGCATCCGCAGCTATGATGCCTGGGACTATATTCAGGGCTCACACAATGTCCTCATCGGCATCACGGATTCCGGCGTGAAATGGAACCATCCCGATCTCAGGGCAAATATCTGGATCAACCCTGCCGAATCTCCCGGAATGACCATCAATTGGGATGCCGGAACGATCACCGGTGGAAACGGAGTGGATGCCGGAGAAGGCGGAAACAAGATCGACGACCTCGTGGGCTGGGACTTTTATAATAACGACAACAACCCCATTCAGACTTATGTTCAAAACGACCACGGCACTCACGTTGCCGGGTGTGCGGCAGCGGTTGGAAACAACGCCATCGGCGTGGCGGGCACCTCCCCCATCGCTTCGATCCTTTCCTGCAAAGGCTCTTCAAACACTTCTCCCTCATCGGGAATCTCTTATGCCTACGACCAAGTGAAGTATTCCGCAGAGATTGGAGCACACATCATCAATGCCAGTTGGGGCGGCTCCGGAGGCGGTGCCTATCCCAATTCCATCGTCAACTATGCCACTGCTCTCGGCTCGCTTGTTATAGCCGCCGCGGGAAACAACAACACGGAACACACTGCCAGCTATCAGGATTATCCGGCAGATTGCACAAACGCTCTTTGCGTCGCCTCGACCGGACAAAATGACGTGAAATCCAACTTTTCAGATTTTGGCGCACCGATCGACATCTGTGCTCCCGGAGAGGGAATCCTTTCCACGATCATCAGCAACAACGGATATGATGCCTATGATGGTACTTCGATGGCGTCCCCAAATGTCTCCGGCGTCGCCGCATTGGTCAAAGCCATGCACCCCAATCTCACGCCCGCGCAGCTCATGCAGCGCTTGATGGCAACCGCGGATTATATCTACCACGTCAATCCAAATCACATGAATAAACTCGGCGCCGGCAGAGTCAACGCTTTCTCCGCCACCATGTTTGACAAGATTCCCTATATCACTATCGAAGACAAGTTATTGGAAGAAATATCCGGCGACGGGGACGGCGTCCCTAATCCAGGTGAAACAATTCGTCTCAAAGTTATGTTGAACAATTATCTCGATCCCCACACCGGGCTTTCTTGGCTTACCGCCCAAAACTTGGTGGCAACTCTGAGCACAAACTACCCAGGCGTCACCATCACCCAAAACACCGCAAGTTTTGGCTCTCTCTATGCCGGAAGCTCAATGTGGAACAACGGCAGTCCCTTCGTATTCCAGTCTGTGAGTAATCTGCCTTCAGAACCGATCCCCTTTGAACTGCTGCTCAGCGCCAATCAGAGCGCGGCTTTCCCCTATAACAAAACCATTCCCTTCACAGTGAACCTTTCGCTTGTGCAAGCCGGTTGGCCATTCAACGTTGGCGGAGCTTCAAGCTCCAGCCCCATAATCGTCAATCTGGATAGCGAGCCCAACCGAGAGATTGTCTTTGGCGATCAGGCAGGCAACATCCACGCTCTCAAGAAAGACGGCGTCACCCAAATGCCGGGATTCCCTTACAGTGCGGGTGCCGGAATCATCGGATCGCTTTCCATGAGCGATGTGGACAACGACGGCACTTATGATTTTGCCGCCAGCTTGCAAAACAACAACATCATCTGCCTCAAGCAAAACGGTCAGCTTTTGTGGAGCGTTCCCGCGGGCGGAACTTTGCGCAGCGGTCCCGTCATCGCTACTTTGAGCATGGGCGCTTCCCGTCAGGTCATTGCCGCCACGCAAAGCGGCAACCTGATCGTCATCAACAACAACGGCAGCTACTATCCAAACTTTCCCATGAGCGTTGGCGGAGCAGTTTTGGCTCCTCCGGCAATAGCTGATCTGAACGGCGACGGCAACCACGAAATCATCGTCATCACCCTCAACGGACAGCTTCACGCGGTTAGCAGCACCACCGGACAAAACATTGCAGGCTTCCCGGTGACCCTTTTAGGCGGATCACAAAACCCGATCACCATCGCCAATATCGATAGCGATCCGAATCCCGAAATCATCATCACCACCAGCACCGCCGGATTTGTCTATGCCATCAACCACGACGGCAGCACCCATTTTCAAAGAACCCTCGTCGGACAGATCAAAACCGGAGCCGTCATCGCCGACGTCGATAACAACGGCAGCAAGGAAATCATTGTGATCACCGCCGCCGGCAATGTTCATGTGATGAACGGCAGCGGAACGGACATCCCGGGCTCTCCGATTCTCGTGGGTCAGGCGGTGGAATGCACTCCCGTCGTGGCTCGCTTTGATGGTGATAACTATGCCGGAATCATCTTTGGAGATACCAACGGTAAGCTCCACAGCGTGCGCATCGATGGCACCGAATCCACCAATTTTCCCATCCACTTGGGTGGAAACATCAAGATCTCCGCTGCATTGGCAAACATCGACAACGATGGAGACTTTGACATCGTCATCCCCAACGACAGCGGATTCTATGTGATAGACATCAAACGCGCCGTTCAGGCTTACGAATGGTTCTGCTTTATGGGCACCTACAACCGCAGCGGAAACATCTATCAAGCCACGCCGAACAACGATAACCTCACTCCCGCCATCACCACCGAACTGAAAGCAAACTATCCAAACCCCTTCAACCCCAATACCACTATCGCCTTTAACCTCGACAAAAGCGCTCCCGTGATGATCGAAATCTTCAACCAAAAAGGACAGAAGATCAAGACCCTTGTCAATTCCGATTTCCCCACCGGCAATCACAGCATCGCCTGGAACGGAAAAGACGACAACGGCAACGGCGTCAGCAGCGGAATCTATTACTACCGCATGAAGAGCGGCAAGTTCTCCTCCACCCGCAAAA